From the bacterium genome, the window TCTGCGTGTCGTCCAGGTCCTCGAGCATCTCCATCAGCCTGAGCAGACCCGGCGCGTCCTTCTCGTCGACGGCCACCGTGTTCTGCGGCAGCTTCTCGATGCCCACGCTGGCGAAGCGGTAGCTGGCCTCGAGCGTGCGCTGGACGGCGCTGAAGGACTCCAGTGAGGAGAGGATGCGAAAGACCTCGCCCTCGTCCGTGAGATCCTGGGCGCCGGCCTCGAGGGCGGCGAGCATCAGGGCCTCCTCCTCGACGCCGTCCGCCTTGGCGACCTCGATGACGCCCTTGGTCTCGAACATCCAGGCCACGGCGCCCGGTTCGGCGAGCTTGCCGTTGTACTTGTTGAAGACGTGGCGCACCGCCGCCGCCGTGCGGTTCTTGTTGTCGGTCACCGTGTCGAGCAGAATCGCCACGCCGCCCGGGCCATAGCCTTCGTAGGTGATCTCCAGGTACTCGACGCCGCCCAGCTCGCCCGTGCCTTTCTGCACGGCGCGCTTGATGTTGTCCGAGGGCATGTTGGCGGCCTTCGCGGCCTGGATGGCCGTGCGCAGGC encodes:
- a CDS encoding YebC/PmpR family DNA-binding transcriptional regulator, which gives rise to MSGHSKWSTIKHKKARMDAQRGKVFTKLIKEITVAARTGGGDEDMNPRLRTAIQAAKAANMPSDNIKRAVQKGTGELGGVEYLEITYEGYGPGGVAILLDTVTDNKNRTAAAVRHVFNKYNGKLAEPGAVAWMFETKGVIEVAKADGVEEEALMLAALEAGAQDLTDEGEVFRILSSLESFSAVQRTLEASYRFASVGIEKLPQNTVAVDEKDAPGLLRLMEMLEDLDDTQKLTANFDIDDDILARIDTD